From Ignisphaera aggregans DSM 17230, the proteins below share one genomic window:
- a CDS encoding conserved hypothetical protein (KEGG: sto:ST1739 hypothetical protein~SPTR: Q96ZU6 Putative uncharacterized protein ST1739), with product MSVVYKHYSRREVQEAIWEFCIGRWVAIEGSIVNDRIFIRYSAGKPLSIASKDDVYLYVYKYRNLNVRTFYASINIYNDLSSIEKLDSVQNVVGVTPFWDIDASLDTWKYAIEAAKTIYRVLEDEGIMKSVYFVWSGEGIHVRIHEKAFPREIFSDYSPIDIAYAVVEYVVRKVREDLERLHRESGGILKVENLIDMKRVFTVPLSLHRRHDVVAIVIDPRDIDNFDLSWIQIDSFRTSDAWKRYEEGEAENLVKKAIELIKEKKLDRTYIGIRGTILRDFESDIPRFQVMALLQAVRYYLLTGDIVKAKSFGLNRAIFYAYLKHYGRFYASSKRRHLEIDEEGDIVSLLNQLNESIAKESIKKALDEKYKELPVRDGVEVSERGLFMIGGKEQTEEDFDKNVVRKIENIIPFELAWEAAIKYVSRYPKTILIDPQKFYKHVYEPVRDGFIEKVVKEVIQFEDMEQNLEKTKDLTTSRAGLDTERIMKHHSLLRWVKKEKK from the coding sequence ATGAGTGTAGTATATAAGCATTATAGTCGTAGAGAAGTTCAGGAGGCTATATGGGAGTTTTGTATAGGTAGATGGGTAGCTATTGAAGGAAGTATTGTAAACGATAGAATATTTATTAGGTACTCAGCTGGGAAACCTCTTTCAATAGCTTCTAAGGATGATGTTTATCTCTATGTATATAAGTATAGAAATCTAAATGTGAGAACATTTTATGCATCTATAAACATATATAATGATTTAAGTAGCATTGAGAAATTAGATAGTGTTCAAAATGTAGTTGGTGTAACACCTTTTTGGGATATAGATGCTTCTCTAGATACATGGAAATATGCTATTGAAGCTGCTAAAACTATATATAGAGTTTTAGAGGATGAGGGAATAATGAAATCAGTATATTTTGTTTGGAGTGGAGAGGGTATTCATGTTAGAATACATGAAAAGGCATTTCCTAGAGAGATATTTAGTGATTATAGCCCTATTGATATAGCATATGCAGTTGTAGAATATGTTGTTAGGAAGGTGAGAGAAGATCTTGAGAGACTTCATAGAGAGTCTGGAGGTATTTTAAAGGTTGAGAACCTAATTGATATGAAGAGAGTCTTTACTGTGCCACTGTCTCTCCATAGAAGGCATGATGTTGTAGCTATAGTTATAGATCCTAGGGATATAGATAACTTCGATCTATCTTGGATACAGATAGATAGCTTTAGAACTTCTGATGCATGGAAAAGATATGAAGAGGGTGAAGCAGAAAATCTTGTGAAGAAAGCTATTGAACTAATAAAGGAGAAGAAACTTGATAGAACGTATATAGGAATTAGAGGAACCATTTTAAGAGATTTTGAAAGCGATATACCTAGATTTCAGGTTATGGCGCTTCTACAAGCAGTTAGATACTATTTGCTTACAGGTGATATCGTGAAGGCAAAGAGCTTTGGTCTTAATAGAGCAATATTCTATGCATATCTAAAGCATTATGGAAGATTTTATGCAAGTTCTAAGAGAAGGCATTTGGAGATTGATGAGGAAGGAGATATAGTATCACTGCTAAATCAGCTTAATGAGTCTATAGCAAAAGAGTCTATTAAGAAAGCTTTAGATGAAAAGTATAAAGAGCTTCCAGTAAGGGATGGTGTTGAAGTATCTGAGAGGGGATTATTTATGATTGGAGGAAAGGAACAAACAGAAGAGGATTTTGATAAAAATGTTGTTAGAAAAATTGAGAATATAATACCATTTGAATTAGCGTGGGAGGCGGCAATTAAATATGTAAGTAGATATCCTAAAACTATTCTTATTGATCCACAGAAGTTCTATAAACATGTATATGAACCTGTGAGAGATGGGTTTATAGAGAAAGTAGTTAAAGAGGTAATACAATTTGAAGATATGGAACAGAATCTAGAAAAAACTAAAGATTTAACAACATCTAGAGCTGGTCTAGATACAGAGAGAATAATGAAACATCATTCATTATTGAGATGGGTTAAAAAGGAGAAGAAATAA